From Xylocopilactobacillus apis, a single genomic window includes:
- a CDS encoding glucose PTS transporter subunit IIA: MVKEESLNILSLVGGTRNVNSLVHCATRLRFSLKDNAKADKSKIEELPYVLSVVISGGQFQVVIGPKVADYYDVIISQLNSTTEDKHEKFSLLKVISGAFTPLIPILAGAGMVKALLTVLTTLNWLSDKSTLYAVWSAAGNSIFYFLPIFLGMTLAKQFKADMFVGGALGAALLEPNFTALIGKKGLNLFNISLTPVDYATTVFPIFLIAIVYAGLNKLLKKIIPQQLQLFLNPMICLLILVPAAVIVFGPFGTVIGNAVSAFIAWLFSVSHVLAGLVMGATYPFLTMLGLHWGFTPITLQNLHQFGGDVLEGTAVATVYAQIGIAIGAYLRSKKNSKMRGIAGPTVLTGLLAGVTEPILYGIIMRSKRLLAIVAISGGVGGAINGLFHVQMTSYVFHNLFSLIFMSYKPMPFMILGVSVSLILGAVLTYFFGVTKDDADYFPVNKSVEKVPEPSDKEIKVYAPIVGQAISLKDVDDEVFASESVGQGIAIIPAKGEVKSPFNGQVITIFPTKHAIGLRSDTDVELLIHIGLNTVNLNGQGYNLMVEDGQKISQGDLLLTFDLEEIKKQGYSIQTPVIVTNYQDHSVEVIVEKDQSIDNSSQIMLVK; encoded by the coding sequence GTGGTTAAAGAAGAATCATTAAATATTTTGTCGTTAGTTGGCGGCACTAGAAACGTTAACAGCTTGGTGCATTGTGCAACGCGATTAAGGTTTTCGTTAAAAGACAATGCTAAAGCCGATAAGAGTAAAATTGAGGAGTTGCCGTACGTCTTGAGTGTGGTAATCAGTGGGGGACAATTTCAGGTGGTGATTGGACCGAAAGTGGCGGATTACTACGATGTGATTATTTCTCAGCTCAATTCAACAACTGAAGACAAACATGAGAAGTTTTCGTTGTTGAAGGTAATTTCCGGTGCATTTACGCCATTAATTCCAATTTTAGCAGGCGCGGGGATGGTCAAGGCGTTATTAACCGTTTTGACCACTCTCAACTGGCTTTCAGATAAAAGTACGCTCTATGCAGTTTGGTCAGCAGCGGGAAATAGTATCTTTTATTTTCTGCCAATATTCTTAGGGATGACGCTTGCTAAGCAGTTTAAGGCTGATATGTTTGTCGGAGGTGCTTTAGGAGCAGCTCTATTAGAGCCTAATTTTACAGCCCTAATCGGCAAAAAAGGACTCAATCTTTTTAACATCAGCTTAACTCCCGTTGATTATGCAACGACCGTCTTCCCGATTTTCTTAATCGCGATCGTTTATGCGGGATTAAATAAGCTGTTAAAGAAGATAATCCCGCAGCAATTGCAGTTATTCTTAAATCCGATGATTTGTCTGTTAATCTTAGTTCCCGCAGCAGTAATTGTTTTTGGACCTTTTGGCACGGTGATCGGGAACGCCGTTTCAGCGTTCATTGCGTGGCTCTTTAGTGTTAGTCATGTCTTGGCAGGCCTTGTAATGGGAGCGACGTATCCATTTTTGACAATGTTAGGACTTCACTGGGGATTTACGCCAATAACATTACAAAATCTACACCAATTTGGCGGCGATGTACTTGAAGGAACTGCCGTAGCAACCGTCTACGCTCAAATTGGAATTGCCATCGGTGCATATTTGAGAAGTAAGAAAAACTCTAAGATGAGGGGAATTGCGGGTCCGACTGTTTTGACTGGACTTTTAGCAGGAGTTACTGAACCGATTCTTTACGGAATTATTATGCGCTCAAAACGATTATTGGCAATTGTGGCAATTTCAGGTGGTGTCGGCGGGGCAATCAACGGCTTGTTCCACGTTCAGATGACGTCATATGTATTTCATAATTTATTCTCTTTAATTTTCATGAGCTACAAGCCAATGCCGTTTATGATTTTAGGAGTTTCAGTATCCTTAATCTTAGGAGCTGTCTTAACGTATTTCTTTGGGGTCACTAAAGACGATGCCGATTATTTTCCAGTCAACAAATCAGTTGAAAAGGTTCCAGAACCATCGGATAAAGAGATTAAAGTTTATGCTCCGATTGTTGGGCAGGCCATTTCTTTAAAAGATGTAGACGATGAAGTTTTTGCGAGTGAAAGTGTCGGTCAAGGGATTGCGATAATTCCGGCCAAAGGCGAGGTGAAATCACCATTTAACGGACAAGTTATTACCATTTTTCCAACCAAACATGCAATTGGTCTGCGCTCAGATACTGACGTAGAATTATTAATTCATATTGGTTTAAATACGGTTAATTTAAACGGTCAAGGATATAACTTAATGGTTGAAGATGGGCAGAAGATTTCTCAAGGAGATCTACTTTTGACATTCGATTTAGAAGAAATTAAAAAGCAGGGTTATTCGATACAGACGCCAGTTATTGTTACTAACTATCAAGATCATTCAGTTGAAGTTATAGTTGAAAAAGATCAAAGTATCGATAATTCAAGTCAAATTATGTTAGTCAAATAA
- a CDS encoding extracellular solute-binding protein: protein MFRLKKSWRRWFTVAAIFSLLFIFVGCSKSSSSKSDSSSASKDATSSKKVQIVFWHRMTGTWKTSLDKVIDDFNKSQDKYEVKGITQGSIDQLKQKVMAAARSKTLPTITQLPYTSIPDYITQGLLEKVSFTADQKSDMYPAILSSTEYKGDNYSVPFADSTQLLFINDQLAKKYNLKTPTSWDDLKTIGAQLKKDGVYAMSLDQSYDMVLESMANEAGYPFVTKNGKANLSKPEVIDAAKTILDLKKEGFLKTAEEDQYGSVAMLNNKAVYGIGSSANIGEFTNRAKKGQTFSTAAIPAYKGKNGDVISANNLVLFKSSSADQKKGAKAFFNYMLKPEVAAYWAKKSGYVPTTKSAMKEKVYQDYVAANPSYKAVEESIESAYASNQFAGYDNFRTKMLSAVDSTLTTNTTAQKAFTSLQKDTEDILKQNK, encoded by the coding sequence ATGTTTAGATTAAAGAAGAGTTGGCGCAGATGGTTCACTGTTGCTGCCATCTTTAGTTTATTATTTATTTTTGTAGGTTGTTCTAAGAGTTCAAGCAGTAAGAGTGATAGTTCTTCGGCATCGAAAGATGCAACGTCATCTAAGAAAGTTCAGATTGTTTTCTGGCATCGGATGACGGGAACCTGGAAGACTTCACTTGATAAAGTTATCGATGATTTTAATAAATCACAGGATAAATATGAAGTTAAAGGGATCACTCAAGGTTCGATTGATCAGCTAAAACAAAAAGTTATGGCCGCAGCTCGTTCGAAGACGCTGCCAACGATCACTCAATTACCTTATACGAGTATTCCTGACTACATTACTCAAGGACTTTTAGAAAAAGTCAGCTTTACAGCAGATCAGAAGAGTGATATGTATCCCGCAATTTTGTCATCAACAGAATATAAAGGAGACAATTATTCAGTTCCGTTTGCTGATTCAACCCAGTTACTTTTTATTAACGATCAATTAGCTAAAAAGTATAATTTAAAAACTCCGACAAGTTGGGATGATCTTAAAACGATCGGTGCTCAATTGAAGAAGGACGGCGTTTACGCAATGAGTCTTGATCAGTCATATGACATGGTTCTTGAAAGTATGGCTAATGAAGCAGGTTATCCTTTTGTTACAAAAAATGGAAAAGCTAACCTTAGTAAACCTGAAGTTATTGATGCTGCGAAGACAATTCTTGATTTAAAAAAAGAAGGATTTTTAAAGACAGCAGAAGAAGATCAATACGGCAGTGTTGCAATGCTTAATAACAAAGCAGTCTATGGCATTGGATCTTCAGCTAACATTGGCGAATTTACTAATCGGGCTAAGAAAGGTCAGACTTTCTCAACGGCTGCGATTCCTGCTTATAAAGGAAAGAATGGCGATGTAATTTCTGCTAATAACTTAGTTTTATTCAAGAGTTCATCAGCTGATCAAAAGAAAGGTGCCAAAGCATTCTTTAATTATATGCTTAAGCCGGAAGTTGCAGCTTATTGGGCAAAGAAATCTGGTTATGTGCCAACAACTAAGTCAGCAATGAAAGAAAAAGTTTATCAAGATTATGTTGCTGCTAATCCAAGTTATAAAGCAGTAGAAGAATCGATTGAAAGTGCTTATGCTTCTAATCAATTTGCCGGCTATGATAACTTTAGAACTAAAATGTTAAGTGCGGTTGATTCTACTTTGACCACTAACACCACAGCTCAAAAAGCGTTCACTTCTTTACAGAAAGACACCGAAGATATCTTAAAACAAAACAAATAA
- a CDS encoding sce7725 family protein → MYFPYFRGRMYELLALKELVADGKLSNSIIPIIEPIKLTSTFNNLLTTFDAADHKLAIVYNPEVGDLSDSSDGIELMDNNCVIPSILVNKSAISTVAALKSQGIQEKDILAVLNKRDFIETYQTLFDTDSPKYTIASKDRQILRKAKSPKVLFDDKFSKREKNADYLKEDDEFFSEDHLYYSEEGFEGFGDYSIIGNEYNEGGFAPRAVAIHIVYFAKNNELRIHHFVSDSNFDISDVAGKFNEAVLKLQKWYSSQSEIQLTYALQLLLNHAEEGTYPGLPTIKKLSMMHHMELIGKYLGGSKKG, encoded by the coding sequence ATGTATTTTCCCTATTTCAGAGGAAGAATGTACGAGCTTCTTGCTTTAAAAGAACTAGTTGCTGATGGTAAATTAAGTAATTCGATTATCCCTATTATTGAACCTATAAAACTCACATCAACTTTTAATAACTTATTGACCACGTTTGACGCTGCTGATCATAAACTGGCTATAGTTTATAATCCCGAGGTCGGAGACCTGTCAGATAGCTCTGATGGGATTGAGCTAATGGATAACAATTGCGTAATTCCTTCCATTTTAGTTAATAAATCCGCCATTAGTACTGTTGCTGCACTCAAAAGTCAAGGAATACAAGAAAAAGATATTTTAGCAGTGCTGAATAAAAGAGATTTTATCGAAACTTATCAGACTTTATTTGACACTGATTCTCCTAAATATACGATAGCAAGTAAAGATCGTCAAATACTTCGTAAAGCGAAAAGTCCAAAGGTTCTTTTTGATGATAAATTTAGTAAACGTGAGAAGAATGCAGATTACTTAAAAGAAGATGATGAATTTTTTTCCGAAGATCATTTATATTACAGTGAGGAAGGTTTTGAAGGTTTCGGTGATTATTCAATAATTGGTAATGAATACAATGAGGGAGGTTTTGCACCTAGAGCAGTGGCTATTCACATAGTTTACTTTGCCAAAAATAATGAACTAAGGATCCATCATTTTGTTTCTGATTCAAACTTCGATATTTCTGATGTTGCTGGGAAATTTAACGAAGCGGTCTTAAAGCTGCAAAAATGGTATAGTTCACAATCAGAAATTCAATTGACCTACGCTTTACAACTGTTATTAAATCATGCAGAAGAAGGGACTTATCCAGGGTTACCGACAATTAAAAAACTATCTATGATGCACCATATGGAATTAATTGGTAAATACTTAGGTGGGAGCAAAAAAGGATGA
- a CDS encoding RES family NAD+ phosphorylase, whose product MSIYDVNSKENPIADLIIGVIDIYNISTSNYSKPLRKALSEDWDIFKPNEESTLSLVKELCSSDPVSNNKFKENVEIFNLTSKNFLKKHSIIGDKSWRDFSEYIKRENRFHANIFNAEKFGFYISKAQEKIYKNTIMYRARICPQKEGFKKTKMGAPPIDKRISGRVNPEGIGVLYLSLDSETVLNETRASSLDFVSVGSFKSKKDIKIIDLTKFSEISFTFFEDSLEEFAVNSKVLKDIALEIAKPLRRNDSPLEYLPTQYITEFIKSKGYDGVKYASTLRSKGYNVAVFDESLLECFDVRTIEITDVKYDHT is encoded by the coding sequence GTGTCAATTTATGATGTTAATAGCAAAGAAAATCCGATTGCTGATCTAATAATCGGAGTAATTGATATTTATAATATATCAACCAGTAATTATTCTAAACCGTTAAGGAAGGCTCTAAGTGAAGACTGGGATATTTTTAAACCGAATGAAGAATCCACGCTTTCACTCGTTAAAGAATTATGTTCGTCTGATCCTGTAAGCAACAATAAATTTAAAGAAAATGTTGAGATTTTCAATTTAACCAGTAAAAATTTTTTGAAAAAGCACTCTATTATTGGAGATAAATCTTGGCGTGACTTTTCAGAATATATCAAGAGAGAAAATAGATTTCACGCAAATATATTTAATGCAGAAAAGTTTGGCTTTTACATCAGTAAAGCTCAAGAAAAAATTTATAAAAATACTATAATGTATAGAGCAAGAATTTGCCCTCAAAAAGAAGGTTTTAAAAAGACAAAAATGGGGGCTCCCCCAATTGATAAACGAATATCAGGGCGTGTAAATCCGGAAGGGATCGGAGTTTTATATCTTTCGCTTGATTCCGAAACAGTACTGAATGAGACAAGAGCTTCTTCATTAGATTTCGTAAGCGTTGGTAGTTTTAAATCGAAGAAGGATATAAAAATTATTGATTTGACAAAGTTTTCTGAAATAAGTTTTACTTTCTTTGAAGATTCCTTGGAAGAGTTTGCCGTTAACAGTAAAGTTCTTAAAGATATCGCTTTGGAAATTGCAAAGCCATTAAGAAGAAACGATAGTCCGTTAGAGTACCTACCGACCCAATATATAACCGAATTTATCAAGAGCAAAGGGTATGACGGAGTAAAATACGCAAGTACTTTAAGATCGAAAGGTTATAATGTGGCTGTTTTTGATGAAAGCCTTTTGGAATGTTTTGATGTAAGAACTATTGAAATTACAGATGTAAAATACGATCATACATAA
- a CDS encoding sce7726 family protein yields MTNNNRAINLIFTRRVLNDLLVNGTSEVFNYVVQRYVNDPQDKTHGQIFSEIYHSLGEDNRNEYYYMNTLLNKLLVGIHSVHTTTALSQLHIGQHIADFVMLNGEGKVYEIKSDLDNFDRLHDQIQDYFSAFSKVSVLASIHEYDRVQKLLKDFGDMGEAVGIYVLSEDDTIFSKSRSKEPQQYNEYLSHTNMFKILRKKEYENIILDHFGEIPDVKPVFHFKACLKKFEEIPILEAQNYLVQELKKRNKITRVMFNDIPTELRSVVYFSQMYRKLPQLQELLQTNYAEEK; encoded by the coding sequence ATGACGAATAATAATAGAGCCATCAATTTGATTTTCACCCGTAGGGTATTGAATGATTTATTAGTTAATGGAACAAGCGAAGTATTTAATTACGTTGTTCAGCGTTACGTAAATGACCCTCAAGATAAAACACATGGGCAGATATTTAGTGAAATTTATCATTCATTAGGTGAAGATAATCGTAATGAATATTATTATATGAATACTTTACTGAATAAACTTTTGGTAGGGATACATAGTGTTCATACAACAACTGCCCTTTCACAATTACACATAGGTCAACATATAGCAGATTTTGTAATGCTGAATGGTGAAGGAAAAGTTTATGAAATAAAATCTGATCTTGACAATTTTGATCGATTACATGATCAAATTCAGGATTACTTTTCGGCATTTAGTAAGGTTTCAGTTTTGGCTTCAATACATGAATATGACAGAGTTCAGAAGCTTCTTAAAGATTTTGGTGACATGGGCGAAGCTGTCGGCATATACGTTCTTTCTGAGGATGATACGATTTTCAGTAAATCACGCAGCAAGGAACCCCAACAGTATAATGAATATTTAAGTCACACAAATATGTTTAAGATTTTGCGAAAGAAAGAATACGAAAATATAATATTAGACCATTTTGGAGAAATACCAGATGTGAAACCAGTATTTCATTTCAAAGCTTGTCTTAAAAAATTTGAAGAGATTCCAATACTAGAAGCTCAGAATTATCTTGTTCAAGAGCTTAAGAAACGAAATAAAATAACAAGAGTTATGTTTAACGACATTCCAACAGAATTGAGATCGGTTGTTTATTTTTCTCAAATGTATCGAAAATTACCCCAATTACAGGAATTACTTCAAACAAATTATGCGGAGGAAAAATAA
- a CDS encoding 6-phospho-beta-glucosidase codes for MQKDFLWGGAIAAHQVEGAYDEAGKGLSIADVMTKGDVDTPREITDGVLPTKYYPNHQAIDFYHHYQEDVDLFAEMNFKCLRISIAWSRIFPNGDETEPNEAGLEFYDQLFAYMKERQIEPVVTLSHFEMPYYLVEHYGGWRNRRMIEFFTRFAKVVIERYQNLVKYWLTFNEINNQSLTENPIFAFTNSGLIFKDGDKRDQLMYQAAHYEFVAAAKVVQFAHQLNSNLMVGCMVAASPYYPNTCNPEDILKAQAMNRGQYFFSDVQAWGYYPKYILKHWEKSGIKLDITDDDLKTIAAETVDYIGFSYYLTSTVSSDPKLEKIGSGNAAGTDTVLNPYLKKSAWGWTIDPLGLRYYLNEMTDRYHLPLFIVENGYGAKDHISADGKIHDDDRINYLKEHIIQMKKAIEEDGAEVLGYTVWGCIDLVSFTTGEMKKRYGMIYVDVDDNGKGSFKRSKKDSFDWYQKVIATNGEEL; via the coding sequence ATGCAAAAAGACTTTTTATGGGGTGGGGCAATTGCCGCGCACCAAGTTGAAGGCGCTTATGATGAAGCCGGCAAGGGATTAAGTATTGCTGATGTGATGACTAAAGGAGACGTTGACACCCCTCGCGAAATCACTGATGGCGTTCTGCCTACCAAGTATTACCCCAATCATCAGGCAATTGATTTTTATCATCACTATCAAGAAGACGTTGATTTATTTGCTGAAATGAATTTTAAGTGCTTGAGAATCAGTATTGCCTGGAGTCGAATTTTTCCAAATGGCGATGAAACTGAGCCAAATGAAGCCGGATTAGAATTTTATGACCAGCTTTTTGCCTACATGAAAGAAAGACAAATTGAGCCAGTGGTGACATTATCTCATTTTGAAATGCCTTATTATTTGGTGGAACATTACGGTGGCTGGCGCAATCGTAGGATGATCGAATTTTTCACCCGTTTTGCAAAAGTTGTTATCGAGCGTTATCAAAATCTTGTAAAGTACTGGCTGACGTTTAATGAAATTAATAACCAATCTTTAACGGAAAATCCGATTTTTGCTTTCACTAATTCGGGTTTAATTTTTAAAGATGGCGATAAGCGAGACCAATTAATGTATCAAGCGGCGCACTATGAATTTGTGGCCGCCGCCAAAGTAGTTCAATTTGCTCATCAGCTAAATTCTAATTTAATGGTAGGATGCATGGTTGCAGCTTCGCCTTATTATCCTAATACTTGTAATCCAGAGGACATTTTAAAAGCCCAGGCGATGAATCGGGGGCAGTATTTCTTCTCTGATGTTCAGGCGTGGGGCTATTATCCGAAGTATATCTTAAAACACTGGGAGAAGTCGGGGATTAAATTAGATATCACTGACGATGATTTAAAGACAATTGCAGCTGAGACCGTCGACTACATCGGATTTAGTTATTATCTAACGAGTACGGTCAGCAGTGATCCGAAACTTGAAAAAATCGGCAGCGGCAATGCAGCCGGCACTGATACCGTTTTAAATCCATATCTTAAAAAAAGTGCCTGGGGCTGGACGATTGACCCATTAGGATTAAGGTATTATCTAAACGAAATGACTGATCGTTATCATTTGCCGCTGTTTATTGTGGAAAATGGCTATGGCGCCAAAGATCATATTTCAGCAGATGGTAAAATCCATGATGATGATCGGATCAACTATTTAAAAGAACATATTATTCAAATGAAAAAAGCCATCGAAGAAGATGGCGCTGAGGTGTTAGGATATACCGTTTGGGGTTGTATCGATCTGGTTTCATTTACCACTGGTGAGATGAAGAAACGTTACGGCATGATTTATGTTGATGTCGATGATAATGGCAAGGGTTCGTTTAAGCGATCTAAGAAAGATTCTTTTGATTGGTACCAGAAAGTTATCGCAACGAATGGCGAAGAATTGTAA
- a CDS encoding amino acid ABC transporter ATP-binding protein produces the protein MEEKQLKIHAENVHKSFGSHEVLKGISLDVHENEVVVMIGPSGSGKSTFLRAINQLEEINEGTIIVDGVNVADPKSDINAVRQRIGMVFQNFNLFNNKNVIENITYAPLTLKTMTPDEANAKARKLLDTVGLAEKETSPVAQLSGGQKQRLAIARALEMNPDIMLFDEPTSALDPEMVGDVLNVMRKLAKQGMTMIIVTHEMGFAKQVADRVVFFDDGVILEDDAPDTIFEHPTSDRAKEFINKIINA, from the coding sequence ATGGAAGAAAAACAACTTAAAATTCATGCTGAAAATGTTCATAAATCTTTCGGCAGCCATGAAGTTCTCAAAGGGATCTCACTTGACGTCCATGAAAACGAAGTTGTCGTTATGATCGGCCCCTCTGGCTCTGGAAAATCAACATTTCTTCGAGCTATCAATCAGCTGGAAGAAATTAATGAAGGGACGATTATCGTCGATGGCGTAAACGTTGCTGATCCAAAAAGTGATATTAATGCTGTTCGTCAGCGTATTGGGATGGTATTTCAGAACTTTAACCTTTTCAATAACAAAAATGTCATTGAAAATATCACTTATGCGCCACTGACGCTTAAAACCATGACGCCAGACGAAGCAAACGCCAAAGCTCGCAAGTTGCTTGATACAGTAGGTCTCGCCGAAAAGGAAACCTCACCGGTTGCTCAATTATCCGGTGGTCAAAAACAGCGTTTGGCGATCGCTAGAGCTCTTGAAATGAATCCAGATATCATGCTTTTCGATGAACCAACTTCCGCTCTTGATCCTGAAATGGTTGGTGACGTATTAAACGTTATGCGTAAATTGGCTAAACAGGGGATGACCATGATCATCGTTACTCACGAAATGGGATTTGCGAAGCAAGTTGCCGATCGTGTGGTGTTCTTCGATGATGGGGTTATCTTAGAAGATGATGCGCCAGATACTATTTTTGAGCATCCAACCAGTGATCGGGCAAAAGAATTTATTAATAAAATTATCAATGCTTAA
- a CDS encoding TIGR00730 family Rossman fold protein, producing the protein MTNFAVYCSASPESTAFNPAGKEIAEFITAHHGNLVYGGSSAGLMQVTAQNVHDLGGKVIGVIPEFMKNEGLVSELNDQTYVVDTMDERKAKMAELADVCIALPGGVGTLEEITEIMSWDRIGEIQTPYFFYNFNHFFEPLKEFIDSMVEHDLLSKTDRKRIHFITDLKEADEYLKNYRPTNFHLFSKENN; encoded by the coding sequence ATGACAAATTTTGCAGTTTATTGCAGTGCATCACCAGAAAGCACTGCTTTTAATCCCGCCGGCAAAGAAATTGCCGAGTTTATCACCGCCCATCATGGTAATTTGGTTTATGGCGGCTCAAGCGCTGGATTAATGCAGGTAACCGCGCAAAATGTTCATGACCTTGGCGGCAAAGTAATTGGAGTGATTCCTGAATTTATGAAAAATGAAGGACTCGTGTCTGAGTTAAACGACCAAACTTACGTTGTTGATACAATGGATGAACGTAAAGCCAAAATGGCCGAACTTGCTGACGTGTGCATCGCTTTACCAGGCGGCGTTGGAACCCTAGAAGAAATCACTGAAATTATGAGCTGGGATCGAATCGGCGAAATTCAAACTCCTTACTTTTTTTACAACTTTAATCACTTTTTTGAACCATTAAAAGAATTCATCGACAGCATGGTTGAGCACGATTTGTTAAGTAAAACTGACCGCAAAAGAATTCACTTTATAACTGATTTAAAAGAAGCTGATGAATATTTGAAAAATTATCGGCCAACTAATTTTCATCTTTTTTCAAAAGAAAATAATTAA
- a CDS encoding PRD domain-containing protein → MIKKVFNNNVLFVVNENNREEIIMGKGLGFHRHSGETVDENDQKIDKTFIIKDQATVKNFQELAERIDITDIEIASDIINEGEQALGYKLSNSILFALADHINVMLKRVREKTFFSTPLQWDLKAIYPKEYQYAFRAVKKIEERTQLNIPDQEAAFIALHFINAHYDVKDMEETLMSTKIIQKVIDIVNYHYGRQIDQSSYSFSRFVTHIRYFVLRQLHGENTEDSSSILNFIQQKYPDDYNCALKIKKFLETSYHWDVKDNELLYLTLHLNRLSTNFNGS, encoded by the coding sequence GTGATAAAGAAAGTGTTCAATAACAACGTTTTATTTGTTGTTAATGAGAACAATCGCGAAGAAATTATCATGGGCAAAGGTTTAGGTTTTCATAGGCATAGTGGAGAAACAGTAGATGAGAATGATCAGAAGATCGATAAGACTTTTATCATCAAAGATCAAGCCACCGTAAAGAATTTTCAAGAACTTGCTGAAAGAATTGATATTACTGATATTGAAATCGCTAGTGATATTATCAATGAGGGAGAGCAGGCTTTAGGCTATAAATTATCTAACAGCATTTTATTTGCTTTAGCTGACCATATCAATGTGATGCTAAAAAGGGTGCGGGAGAAGACGTTTTTTTCAACGCCGCTGCAATGGGATTTAAAGGCAATTTATCCCAAAGAATATCAATATGCTTTTAGGGCAGTAAAAAAGATTGAAGAGCGAACCCAATTAAACATTCCAGATCAAGAAGCAGCTTTTATTGCTCTTCATTTCATTAATGCTCATTATGATGTCAAAGATATGGAAGAGACATTGATGAGCACTAAAATAATTCAAAAGGTGATTGATATTGTTAACTATCATTATGGGCGGCAGATTGATCAGTCTTCGTATAGTTTTTCACGTTTTGTGACTCATATTAGGTATTTTGTGCTGCGTCAGCTGCACGGAGAGAACACCGAAGATTCGAGTTCGATTTTAAATTTTATTCAGCAAAAGTACCCGGATGACTATAATTGTGCGCTGAAGATTAAGAAATTTCTGGAAACCAGTTATCATTGGGATGTGAAAGATAATGAATTGTTATACTTAACCCTTCATTTAAATCGTTTATCAACAAATTTTAATGGATCGTGA